From the Streptomyces sp. Sge12 genome, the window TGCGGGAGCTGGACCGGGTGCTCGTGGGCGTACTGGGGCTGGCGCGGCCGGGATGGCTGACGGACGCGGAGCGGGCATGGGCCCGGGTGGAACCGGTCGAGGTGCGCACCGCCTTCGTGCCGATCTGGCGCCGTCCGTGGATGGTGCTGGGCCGGGACACCTTCGCAGGAGACCTGCTGGCACGGCTCGGCGTGCACAACGTCTACGCCGGACACCCGGAGCGGTATCCCCGGGTGCCCGTGGAGGAACTGGCGGCGGCCGGCTGCGATCTGGTGGTGCTCCCGGACGAGCCGTACCGCTTCACGGCCGAGGACGGCCCGGAGGCCTTCCCGGACCTGCCCGCGGCCCTGGTCGGCGGCCGCCACCTGACCTGGTACGGCCCCTCCCTGGCCGAGGCCCCGCAGATGCTGGCGAAGGCCCTGCGTGCGGCGCGCTGAGCGACGTATGGTCCTGGGATGCGTAGAGGAAGATCATTAATTCTGCTCGCGGCCACGGCCCTGCTGGCGGGAGCCTGCGCGGCACCCGCGATCGAGGACGACCCCCGCCGCCCACCGCCCGGCCTCGGCGAGCTCAGTACCGGCGAGCTCCAGAGCCGCTGGTGGAGCTGGGCCGCGTCGAGCCCGGCCGGCTCCGACCCGGTGGCCGATCCGGACGGCAGTTTCTGCGCCCGGAACCAGCCGGCCGACACCTGGTACCTCGCGGGCACCTCCAAAGGACGGGCCGAGCGCCGGTGCTCGGTCCCCAAGGGGCGGCCGGTGGCTTTCCCGGTGCTCAACTTCACCGGTACGAAGGCCGAGTGCGCGGCGCGACTGGCCGAGGCACAGGGCACCGTCGTATGGGGGCGGAGCGACGTGGCGGTGGAGCGGATCGAGCCCACCCCGATCCGGATCGAGGGGGTCGAGGGCAATCCGGTGACAGGGAAGGCAGGGACGGTGACCACGCACGGCTGCGGGCTCTGGGTGCGGCTGGGGCCCGTCTGGGACACGGGCCCCCTGACCATCGAGGGCTCGGCCGGATCCGTCTCCGTATCGGTCGCCTACGACCTCCAGGTCGGCTAGGCCGTCTCCTTCTTGTCGGGCGTCGCTGGCCCGGCAAGATCCGAAAGACGCGGCCTAGCGGGGCAGCAGCGCGCCCGTGAACAGGCCGCGGAGGGTGTGGGTCGCGGCCAGGAGCCAGGCGGT encodes:
- a CDS encoding helical backbone metal receptor, coding for MSGVRRIVSLVPSLTEAVAVSAPGALVGVTDWCTHPEDLGDAVRIGGTKNPDVRRIAALRPDLVIANEEENRAPDLAALRAAGVEVLVTEVRDLPQALRELDRVLVGVLGLARPGWLTDAERAWARVEPVEVRTAFVPIWRRPWMVLGRDTFAGDLLARLGVHNVYAGHPERYPRVPVEELAAAGCDLVVLPDEPYRFTAEDGPEAFPDLPAALVGGRHLTWYGPSLAEAPQMLAKALRAAR
- a CDS encoding signal protein, coding for MRRGRSLILLAATALLAGACAAPAIEDDPRRPPPGLGELSTGELQSRWWSWAASSPAGSDPVADPDGSFCARNQPADTWYLAGTSKGRAERRCSVPKGRPVAFPVLNFTGTKAECAARLAEAQGTVVWGRSDVAVERIEPTPIRIEGVEGNPVTGKAGTVTTHGCGLWVRLGPVWDTGPLTIEGSAGSVSVSVAYDLQVG